A single Amphiura filiformis chromosome 19, Afil_fr2py, whole genome shotgun sequence DNA region contains:
- the LOC140140595 gene encoding uncharacterized protein — protein MSINIAKQLSKSGHTIDLVFTQSNDPIIKNCTTDDTLLSDHYLDPIIDDCISTQYSKLSDHRGINLIIDTPKPPPIYIKSSTRNYKNIDRTLFDDDLTEFLSCPDSKNHDANDLLETMSLLDKHAPSVTKTRRVKHRMPYYNQDIHSARQIKHQAERKWRKFQLSADRQEYTKAKSYVKHLTDIAKQKYFKDKLNMCTTKDVFRTINTLLNKTSHVLPIHDSPSLLSNQLSNFFVSKIVKIRSNLDSNVTTTTSTTINHVTFADNHADLHTLSMLKPATEEEVRKFIGKSPSKTSRLYPIPTWFLKELLSNGHLLTLITNIINSSLSTGTFPNAAKHAIIKPLLKKPSLNRNVLKNYRPVANLTFIGKIIEKIACSRLTDHMNLYNLADPFQSAYRSHSCTESALIKVKNYIMFALDSNQVVLLVLLDLSAAFDTIDHGILLSRLSNRLGVKGVALKWFESYLTGWSIRVDVAGEHSQPVTATFGLPQGSIVGPIGYTIYTLPVGDIARKHKVSYHVYADDTQLYVSCNPKIPGELDNAIRIIYKLLLYVYKTLNHLAPDYLNTCLHIYHPTRNLRSVNDFLRLDYPKAHLRAGDRTFTLCASREWNFLSQ, from the exons ctttccaagtCTGGTCATACTATTGATTTAGTCTTCACTCAATCTAATGATCCAATTATTAAGAATTGCACTACTGATGACACTTTATTGTCTGATCATTACTTGGATCCAATTATTGATGATTGTATTTCTACTCAGTACTCCAAACTGTCTGATCATCGTGGAATTAATCTGATAATTGATACACCTAAGCCACCTCCTATTTATATCAAATCTTCTACCAGAAACTACAAAAATATTGATAGAACTCTATTTGATGATGATTTAACTGAATTTCTTAGTTGTCCTGATTCAAAGAATCATGATGCAAATGATCTTCTGGAAACAATGTCTCTTCTTGACAAGCACGCACCATCTGTCACCAAAACTCGCCGTGTCAAACACAGAATGCCATATTATAATCAGGATATACACAGTGCTCGTCAAATAAAACACCAAGCTGaaagaaaatggagaaaatttcAACTATCTGCAGATCGACAAGAATATACTAAGGCTAAAAGCTATGTCAAACACTTAACTGATATTGCTAAGCAGAAATACTTCAAGGACAAATTAAATATGTGTACAACCAAGGATGTTTTTCGCACAATCAATACACTTTTGAACAAAACTTCACATGTGCTACCTATTCACGATTCACCAAGTCTTCTAAGCAATCAATTGTCAAATTTCTTCGTctccaaaattgtgaaaatccgCTCAAATCTGGATAGCAATGTTACTACTACTACAAGTACTACAATTAATCATGTGACATTCGCTGACAATCATGCCGATCTTCACACACTTTCAATGCTCAAACCTGCCACCGAAGAGGAAGTTAGAAAGTTTATTGGCAAATCTCCTAGCAAAACTAGCAGACTTTACCCAATTCCAACGTGGTTTCTAAAAGAACTGTTGAGCAATGGACATCTTCTTACTCTGATCACTAACATTATAAACTCATCACTTTCAACCGGTACTTTTCCAAATGCAGCAAAACATGCTATAATCAAACCACTGTTGAAGAAGCCATCACTGAACAGGAATGTCCTTAAGAACTACCGACCTGTTGCCAATTTAACATTCATTGGCAAAATCATTGAAAAGATTGCATGTTCCCGACTAACCGATCATATGAACTTGTATAACCTTGCTGATCCCTTCCAATCAGCCTACAGATCACATTCTTGCACAGAATCTGCTTTAATTAAGGTAAAAAATTACATTATGTTTGCGTTGGATTCGAACCAAGTTGTGTTATTGGTGCTTCTCGATCTTTCTGCCGCCTTTGACACCAtcgatcatggaatattactttcACGCCTTTCAAATCGCCTTGGTGTCAAAGGTGTTGCTCTCAAATGGTTCGAGTCCTACCTCACTGGATGGTCCATTCGTGTTGATGTAGCAGGAGAACATTCACAACCAGTAACTGCAACATTTGGACTACCACAAGGTTCAATTGTTGGGCCTATTGGCTACACAATATACACACTACCTGTCGGTGATATTGCCCGTAAACACAAAGTGTCCTACCATGTCTACGCTGATGACACCCAACTCTACGTCTCCTGTAATCCTAAGATACCTGGTGAATTAGATAATGCTATT CGTATTATCTACAAACTGCTCCTCTACGTCTACAAGACTCTAAACCACTTAGCACCAGATTATCTGAATACTTGTCTTCATATTTATCATCCAACCCGTAATCTCAGATCCGTCAATGATTTTCTTCGTTTGGATTACCCCAAGGCTCACCTTAGAGCAGGAGACAGGACATTTACGTTATGTGCTTCACGGGAATGGAACTTCCTATCACAATAA